The DNA region gaagcagagaaagaagGATGCATTTTTGTGGTTGCATATGCTGGAGCAGAGGAAGAAAATCTGCTATTGTATGCTGAGCAATGAAAAAAGCTTGCTATTTGACCGTCTAAAAAAGAAACAATAGTTATGGAGAAAATACAGTAATAATGAACCTGCTATTGTAAAAGAGAAgatagaaggagaagaaagagagaggaAGATAAAGAGGGATGAAATTTGACGTTCTTAAAATTAAGAAGGATAATAATATTTTTCCTACTACGAGAAAAATaaggagagaaagagaaaagaggagAAATTGAACCTCACTAAAAAGAagataagaaggagaagaaaagagaatagTAAGAGTAAGAGAGAGAAGCTTTAGAGTAACTTGTTGATTTTGGGAAAGAAAGAGTAAAAGGAAGACATTTGTGAGTAAAAGATTCTTATCTAaatttgaaagaagaagaaggagaacatTAATGAGGAaagataagaaaaataatttcggATTATTTTTAAGAAGGAAATCataagagaagaaaaataaaaaatagttgttaAAAGTtataaagggaaaaaaaacaaaaggataGAAATCCTAATTCCtttaaagaacaaaaaaaaaacgaTGAGATGCACTGTAGAGAAAAAAACAACCTGAGAAGTAatattagaaaaatataaaaagaaagaaaagaagaaatagaCAGCTAAGGAAGAAAAAGTAGGGCAGCAAGGAGAGAGGACTGTTGTTAGAGAAAACACACCTCTGAAAAAGAGAAGAGATCGGGGAAATAACAAAGAGAATTCGAAAGAGCTTGCGGGGAAGATGAAAGAGAAGGCGTTGACTGCTAAGGAAACCATCGAAGAGATCACAAGCAAGGAAAAAGAGAAGGCTAGAGGGCCACAGAGACGGTTGAGAAGGCAAACGTGACAACGGAAGCCACCGGGAATAAGGCCAAGATGAGAGCCGTGAGGTTGAAGAGTGATGGAACGGAGATTGTCGGTGCCAAAATTGGTAGTAAAAAATGTCAGCGTCAAAATCAACCACAAATGACATCAGTGTCAAAATCTATATATAGTAAAGGATGTTGATGTCGAAATCAACCGTAAAGAATGTCGGTGTGAAATcgataataaagaaaaaaaaatgtggaatcgTCCTCCTAGaatcggtcccacggatatggatagaggtaaatacaggtacacaggtggaaagtacatggcagagacgttaaccccaggcagtgacaccccggggatcgacccctagATCTTTCAGTCACAGAATTATGCACTTTCCATTTGTACTATGTCCTGGGGACAATGAAATCGATAATAAAGGACGTTAAGTAAAAGGGAGAGAGAAgaagataaaagtaaaaaaaaaaaaaaaaaaagttaggaaTATTGGCACACGGCGTTGGGACTGCCggagagaagaaaaaaacaaGAAAAGATTAAGGGAGAAGAAAATTAGAAggattaaaagaaatttaatgcatgtggagaagagaaagagcaCGACTAGCGGCAGTAGAAGAAACAAATAGATTGGTGGAGAATCATGACTCTACCTAGCTATGGAAGGAAAAAGAAACAAGAGATTGGAAGAGATAAGTGTGAAGGATCGTGACTCTAATATCAAGTTGAAATACATAATACGGAAGTACATAGACATAAGAAAAAATTAGAGAGATAAAGAAAGACAagacaattatttttttattattgattgATAATTGTCATAGATTAATTCACCTATTTATACATATTGTCAAgataatatatgaaaaatataatgatcaatattgaaatatattattataaatatgataataataaatatagaaataatgaaGAATATACTTTGGATTACAATCCAAACATGGTaaataatcaataattaaaattctGAATCTCCTGAATTGTTATGTTTGTCATCATTACCTCCCGTCGATCGTTGCTCTCGCCTCACAAGGCCTCAACCCTCCTTACGTCACTATCACTCTCGTCTCTCGTCTCTCGTCTCTGGTCGTCACCAGTTTTCTGAACCTTGAATGAGTGCTCCACCTTAAATGAAAGTAAGTGCTTTCTGTTGCTGGTTTGTTACTTCTGTTCTTTCATTTTGTTATTTTGTTGTTCGTTTGTTCTTGGGTCGAAGGCGCTTCAAAAGATAGGAGAAAAGTAAGGCATCGTATATATTAGCAAACAGATCATTAACAAGTAAACTTTCAATACAAAATAGATCGATTACCATCTTATTCTACTTTAAAATGTCTAATTCATCCATAGGCTTCATAGAACTTTTAAAAGGATTACCTCTATTTCTTGAAGTTGGAGTATTCCATGTATTCTGCCAATTCTACAATTTTTCCATAAAATgtatgattttgaattttgataccACAAGCAAAAATAATAATCCTGAATTAAAATAGCAATTGGAAATAGAAAACCAGGAGCTTTAATGGAATAATGCTATaatgaattaatttatttatgagttttttatttttaaaaaattaaaaaataaacggTAAAGTGGAGAAAAATCCCCAATTCCATTCTtaattttgcatgcagtccctCTATCTAAAAAagtttgtttccactccctacatGCAAAGTTTCCTTTGCTTCAACTCCCCTCATGTAAATATCATGACCAAATTGCCCTCAGAtgttttaggtataaaaaatttaaaaacgagTATCATTCTGATTAAATTCAGTACTTTATAACTAGAATTCAGTATTTTatactagaattgagtatattttctatcaaaattaaccctcatatttttcggtacaaatactttaaaaatgagtataatttctattaaattcagcacattaaattagaattgagtatattttctattaaattgagtacgatatTTTTCATGCTTAATATAATTACTCAAAAATTCAACATCatttaccatttaaagaaaatctagtaaattttccatccaattgagtcatttaaagaaaatctagtataatttccatttaattgaagtgaaaaaaaaatcatactcaatttgatagaaaatatactggattctaattttaatgtactgaatttaagagaaatgatactgatttttggattttttatacccaaaaatatcatgggcaattaggtaaacatatttgactagggagtggaaacaaagtttttcacccctagggactgcatgcaaagtttTGTTTATCAATGGAGAGTGCATGTAAAATTACCcaataaacttaaataaatttagttaaaaattaaattaattaatattttattgattcagttattttaattttcttaaaaaattttgatCGGTCCAATTAATTAGGAAGGAAATCAGTTTCGTTCAATTGGTGGTCTTAATTATCTTCATGAAGTGGACTCTATTATTTGAAGAGATATCATATTAACATTAttcgattttttatttttatttttatttttattttttttcagtaACTAATTAAGTAATGTTTCAGCCATCAAATCTACTGATATAATTTGCAAGTTTATATATATTACTCTAGATGGGCTTCTAGTGGGCCGTATTGGGCCAAATAAAGCCAATTTAATACCGTACCGATTAAAAATTTGTAAGCCATCTCATTGGCCATCGCCACCGGACGGCGAAGGCCATGGCCGACCCGAAGAAGCGGAAACGCCGATCTCAGCCGAAAAAGGGCAAACTTCCTCAAAGCCACGTTATTCTGACTCCTTCCATTGTTAGCTACTGGCACCAGCGCTATTCCCTATTCTCCCGCTTCGATGACGGCGTCCTTATGGACGAGGAGGGTTGGTACTCCGTGACCCCCGAAGCCATCGCCGCTTCCCATGCCGAAAGAGCTTCCGCCTACGTACACTGCGGGCGCTCCCTTGTCCTGGACGGATTCGCTGGCGTCGGCGGCAACGCCATCCAGTTCGCCTCAAGGTCCGGTCTTTTGATTTCACAGTCGAAGAAGATTCGATCTTTTGCACGGCGATTCACTGATAGTCCTTTCAGGGGTTGCCACGTTGTTTCTGTAGATATTGATCCGCGAAAAGTTGAGTTTGCAGTCAACAATGCGAAGATTTATGGGGTGGAGGATAGAATCGACTTTGTCATCGGGGATTTCTTTCATCTCGCTCCATTCTTGAAAGTTTGTGCCATATTTTTCACTATACTTCCACCAATGAAGACACTATTATATTCAGATTTTAAATCACAAATAATTTtggtttttttattttgaaaatattctcTGCGTGCAGtagtatcaatgtgttagattCTAAGGCATCTATTCTATACATGCTATGAATTTCAGATTGTACTGATCGATTTTATGTTTATTTCTTGCAATAGAAGTGTTAATCCTGTGAAGAATTGGTGGTACATTTTTTGTTTGTTACTTCTTATTGTTGTATCTTAGTTCTCAAATTGTTCATATCTAATTTGTTCAGAAAAAAGATGCCAATTAATCTGATCCATCTTTCTGGTCCTGAATTTGgagattatttatttaattaatttcttaacatGCTTGATTCATTGAGATGCTGACCTATTTTAATGTTAATTCATCCTTATTTATCAGGGGGACGTTTTGTTCCTATCACCACCTTGGGGAGGGCCATCATATCGACATTTGGACAATTACACACTTGATTTTCTGAAGCCAAAAGATGGGTGTGTTTCTTTTCCTAGTTGTTGCTTGTATAGTTGCACCTTTTCtctaatttaattgaaatttGACAGCAGGGAGCAGTAGATCTTATACTAAAGTTAATTTGAGTGttgaattttattatttttaaaattgagaTTTATATGCTTGCTAGCTGCAACCAAAAGACAGTGGTATTCACAAGGAGCTATGCAGCCTGCTTCTGTCATAAGCCCTCCAGACATAGATATTAAATTTACTGTTCCTACTTTGAGAAATTTTGTTGAAGCTGAAGATCTTCAGAAAATGCGTATGAATAAAATATGCCTTGCGAAACCTGTAATGTTGTTATGTTACGGAATCCCTATTGGCATAAATTATTAACCCACTAAAGATTTGAGAAATCACCTGTATAGTTCCAGTTTATGGTTATGTTTACCAGGTCCAAGAGTCAAGTGAGATTTATCTTTCTCACTGATAGATATTTTCTTGTGTTCATCTGAGTTAAATGTCTTCTGTCAAGTCTGTCTTTCCATTTGCATGAATTTGAAATTGATATATTACCGCTGGATATATACAAGTTATAAAAATTTATGCTTCTAATTGTTCTTAATTAATTGTACTCTTTTTCAGCACAGTAGTTCTAGCATGCATTCTTGTTTTGTTTAAGGGTGATGCTTTAGAACAATAAGAAAGTTTTTGTTTTAGGTACTCAATCTTCCAGCAAGCACAACAAATAACTCCAAACATCATTATGTTTTTGCCTCGTAATGTGGATGTAAACCAAGTGGAAGAACTCTCTTGGTTGTCTAGTCCTCCCCTGAACTTTGAGGTAAAGTTCAACATCTTGATcttcttttgaattttgattaGGCAATCCTTGTTACTTTTTCCAATGTGCATTTTAATGGTTTAATCTCAAGGAGTTTTTAAAAACTTCTAAGGTCTTTGGATTTTTCACTTGAGAACATAGTAATTTCAAACCAGATTCAATAAAAAAGAAGGTTGACTGAGGTTCCACTCAGAAGCATAatcgagaaaattaaatgtttgccAAATAAGTTGATTTAAGGTTCAAAATATCATCATTTCTTCCCTAAATTTTCTTctgtttttggaaattttcctgATGGAACTTTTCTGCCAAAGAGAACTTAGTTTGGAATATAACAACTCTTGCTGGTCTTGGATATCATAAAAGATATTACCTATTAGAGGTCATGTATTATTGTTTtaggaaggagagaaaagaaaatgagTTTATGAACATTAACTATTAACATGATCTTGTGCAATATagcttgtatgttgcttgatATCTCCTTATTGGACCAATTTGAGGCTTGTTGAATCTTTAATCCTACTAGAGTTCTATCTGGTATTGAGGCAATGGGGCATGTTGaggaataaaaaagaaataatgcAGTTGTTTGTTAAATGAACATAAATGAGATTATCTgtttgaaatgaattattattgagcATAACACTTAGCTTGTTATCATTTTGCTTGTTTGTAATTATGTGAGAAAGGCCCATGAATAAATAACCAGACTTACTAGTTTGCTATTTAGCTATCATTTATCAGATGCAGGGAAGGTGCTATTGTTGCCCTGTTCCTTGAACAACTATTGTCAAAAATCTTGTGAGTCAACTTTTatttgtaatacttagtttgatCTTGATTGAATCCTTAGTTTTCTGTTCATGGCATGCACCACCTGCATCAAGTAGCTGTTGTTACATATGCTGAACTTCTAAACATCTGCTTCATATTCCTTTTATTTCTTGATCTTATTGTTGGATTTGAACACCCACTCTTGGAACTTTATAATGCAGTTAGAAGAAAATCGTGTACAATCTAAAGTCAAAGCAATTACTGCCTACTTTGGTGATATAGCATCTAGATGACCGAGTTAGATTCCTTTAGTGCTGCTGTAACATCAGAGGGAGATATACTTCCACACTACAAAAATGTAGAGGCATGTGCTATTTTTAAGTTCCTTACCATAATTATCCATGTATTTCCATTTTAAATGACTACGAGCAGCTGTGCTCTGAGTTCCAAAGTTTCAACAAGCAAACAATAGGTTGTGTCACCAAGAGCTGCCCATTCTTGCTGGTTATATCTTTTGGTAAAGTTAAAATCCAACCAGCCAGTGGCACCGCACCTTAGAGCCCATAGTAATTCTTTCTGTTCAATATGGAAAAAGAAGTCCCTTCCTCTTGATTTTTTGTTACTTTTGacaaccttaacttgattaaatTCATCTAATGCCTGTTAGTGCTTAGTGCATGTTCCTGTTAATTTCTGTTGCTTTGTGTTCCATCTGTGAGAATTTCATCTTTTAGTTTGTGCCATTGGTTGATTGAAGCAACCAAAGTGAGTTGAGGAAGGATAATGTAGATAAGGAAATAATGTTAGTCATCAAGtaaatatttaagtaatagttccTTGTTTTTGTTACACGTGCCGCAGAGCTATTATTACTCAGCATATGACTCCTGATCTGAATCAATCTAGGACGTCTCTTttttaaatatgatttttgtGCCAATTTGAGGATGAATGCAATCTTTCACTACTTATAACATGGCAAAAGAATATTTGTTGACTAATCCTCACCAATGTGAGGCCACATGAAGTTTATATGCAATTTGGAGATATTGAACGGGCCTAAGTTGGTGGACCAGATACAAGCTTTGACAGAGTCCAAGCAAATGTTGTTAGTTCTTATCAAATGTTGGGTCATAGATGGACCTAACTGGACCACAGTCAATTATTCATACTCCAAGGAGCTTCATAAAGATCAGAAGCTGAGAAGAATAAGGCCATTACTCACTAATCACTAAAGACACTTCCAAGTAAAAGTTCATAGACAAAGAGGGAGACTGATTTACCTTCAGGATTAGTGAGATCGAAGCAAGAGTTGGATATTTGGATTaccaaaaaagagagagagagagagagagagttgctGAACATTTCCTTTAGCTAGATAGCTGCCATTGTTAGAAAACAAGATTGGTGTGGCTTCAAGTCAATGTTGATTTGCACTTTTCAAGTTCTTATCCAAAACCTTTCACCTTTCACGTTTCACCTTTCATTCATATTTTTTTACTGGAGTATCTCTGCTCTTTGGAGAGAACAGAGTTCATTTAGAATTATTAACTTTGCACTGGTGTTTAGTGTGTCGTTTTTCCGTCCGCTCAGAGCTAATCCATAGAAAAGCTTACAATAGCAAAAGTAAATACATGCTAAGAAATGCCTAGATGTCTGAATCTAAAGTGCTTAGATAAACAACATGTAGCTGCTCCCTTCAATGACATTTCAAGATAGGAAATGAGGATTTTGCTTGGGCATGCAATATTCATATGATTCCATGTGCTATTTGGTTGTGGTCATCAATGAACTCTTTTTCTAGAGCCGTCAGTAGAGTGGCATCTAGCAGTAGGACCCTCAAACAAATATAGGATGATCGTGTAGGTCATTAGCTAACTTGTTTTAGTCCATGTGGTACACATTCAGTAGGCTAAACATTATGCCAACCATCAAGTTCAATGAAAGTTAATCTTACTTGAAAAGAACTTGACCTA from Zingiber officinale cultivar Zhangliang chromosome 4B, Zo_v1.1, whole genome shotgun sequence includes:
- the LOC121975518 gene encoding trimethylguanosine synthase-like isoform X3, coding for MPKELPPTYTAGAPLSWTDSLASAATPSSSPQDIDPRKVEFAVNNAKIYGVEDRIDFVIGDFFHLAPFLKGDVLFLSPPWGGPSYRHLDNYTLDFLKPKDGYSIFQQAQQITPNIIMFLPRNVDVNQVEELSWLSSPPLNFELEENRVQSKVKAITAYFGDIASR
- the LOC121975518 gene encoding trimethylguanosine synthase-like isoform X2 codes for the protein MADPKKRKRRSQPKKGKLPQSHVILTPSIVSYWHQRYSLFSRFDDGVLMDEEGWYSVTPEAIAASHAERASAYVHCGRSLVLDGFAGVGGNAIQFASRGCHVVSVDIDPRKVEFAVNNAKIYGVEDRIDFVIGDFFHLAPFLKGDVLFLSPPWGGPSYRHLDNYTLDFLKPKDGCNQKTVVFTRSYAACFCHKPSRHRY
- the LOC121975518 gene encoding trimethylguanosine synthase-like isoform X1, encoding MADPKKRKRRSQPKKGKLPQSHVILTPSIVSYWHQRYSLFSRFDDGVLMDEEGWYSVTPEAIAASHAERASAYVHCGRSLVLDGFAGVGGNAIQFASRGCHVVSVDIDPRKVEFAVNNAKIYGVEDRIDFVIGDFFHLAPFLKGDVLFLSPPWGGPSYRHLDNYTLDFLKPKDGYSIFQQAQQITPNIIMFLPRNVDVNQVEELSWLSSPPLNFELEENRVQSKVKAITAYFGDIASR